Proteins encoded in a region of the Veillonella parvula genome:
- a CDS encoding LicD family protein: MREIGFSEIKGVALDILKDVAQFCDTHDIRYVLAYGTMLGAVRHKGFIPWDDDIDIMMPRDDYNRFIKLYNNHNPRYQVYSIENDDKYTYTMAKVFDQETVMVDNTLWRNFDKAGVFIDIFPIDGLPNDTQAQQKLFRHQQLLNLLFHGSSMKFTFSNRYVDSKGSFAKLKGYVRTVLKFGAIGLMHFLPTISLIKKINQDAQQYPFSNAKYISVLVDCASGNKREVYEKSLFDNRSLYPFEDTEFWGLTDSDFYLSHLYNNYMEAPPEDRQVPHHNYRVYWKQ; this comes from the coding sequence ATGCGAGAAATTGGATTTTCGGAGATTAAGGGTGTCGCTTTAGATATTTTAAAAGATGTGGCACAATTTTGTGATACACATGATATTCGATATGTATTAGCCTATGGAACGATGTTGGGTGCCGTTAGACATAAAGGTTTTATTCCATGGGATGATGATATTGACATCATGATGCCACGCGATGATTATAATCGCTTTATTAAGTTATATAATAATCATAATCCAAGATATCAAGTATATTCTATTGAAAATGATGATAAATATACCTATACAATGGCAAAGGTATTTGATCAAGAAACAGTTATGGTTGATAATACATTGTGGCGTAATTTTGATAAAGCCGGTGTATTTATAGATATCTTTCCTATTGATGGGTTACCAAATGATACACAGGCTCAACAAAAACTTTTTAGACACCAACAACTTTTAAACTTGTTATTCCATGGCTCTTCTATGAAGTTTACATTCAGTAATCGCTATGTAGATTCTAAAGGTAGCTTTGCTAAGTTAAAAGGTTATGTTCGGACAGTTTTAAAATTTGGTGCTATCGGCTTAATGCATTTTTTGCCAACTATAAGTTTAATCAAAAAAATCAACCAAGATGCACAACAGTATCCATTTTCCAATGCGAAATACATAAGTGTTCTTGTTGATTGTGCAAGTGGTAATAAACGAGAGGTATATGAAAAGAGCTTGTTTGATAATAGAAGTTTATATCCTTTTGAGGATACTGAGTTTTGGGGACTTACAGATAGCGATTTCTATTTAAGTCATTTGTACAATAATTATATGGAAGCACCACCTGAAGATCGTCAGGTACCACATCATAACTATAGAGTGTATTGGAAACAATAA
- a CDS encoding pyridoxal-phosphate-dependent aminotransferase family protein — protein sequence MKLFTVGPTQMRKEILDVRHQQVPYFRTTEFSEVMLDSDRLLKKFMNAPESYKSIYLTASGTGALEATIMNCMNETDHVLVINGGTFGQRFVDLCELHEIPHIVIKLDDGEELTAKHFTAVEEQDFTFVIANIDETSTAQLYDINLLSSFAKKKQAYLVIDAISSFLIDHYDMAGNNIDVTILSSQKGLCIAPGISPIVISDRLYEERVKNNHIKNLYFDFNQYVKNFTRGQTPFTPAVGVCLEMNKALHLIEEEGFENYLARIDSVAKDFRNRIKELPVSLPTFTISNAVTPIRFEQPIAKDVFTILKDKYDIFVNPTGGVNEDYVLRVAHIGDTTIEDNIMLVETMKLVIKEITGK from the coding sequence ATGAAACTATTTACAGTAGGACCAACACAAATGAGAAAGGAAATTCTTGATGTAAGACATCAACAAGTTCCTTATTTTAGAACAACGGAATTTTCTGAAGTTATGTTAGATTCAGATAGACTGCTTAAAAAGTTTATGAATGCACCAGAAAGCTATAAATCCATCTACTTAACAGCTTCTGGTACAGGCGCATTAGAAGCTACTATTATGAATTGTATGAATGAAACTGACCATGTACTAGTTATTAATGGTGGTACTTTTGGTCAACGTTTTGTTGATTTATGTGAACTCCATGAGATCCCTCATATTGTGATTAAACTAGACGATGGTGAGGAGTTGACTGCTAAACACTTTACTGCAGTAGAAGAACAAGACTTTACTTTTGTTATTGCTAATATTGATGAAACTTCTACAGCACAGTTATATGATATTAATTTATTAAGTAGCTTTGCTAAAAAGAAGCAAGCGTACTTGGTGATTGATGCAATTAGTTCATTCTTAATTGATCATTATGATATGGCTGGTAATAATATTGATGTTACTATTTTAAGTTCTCAAAAAGGACTTTGTATTGCACCAGGTATATCTCCTATTGTAATTAGTGACAGATTATATGAAGAACGTGTAAAAAATAATCATATTAAGAATCTTTACTTTGATTTCAACCAATATGTAAAGAATTTTACAAGGGGTCAAACACCATTCACACCTGCTGTTGGGGTATGTTTAGAAATGAATAAGGCATTACATCTTATTGAAGAGGAAGGTTTTGAAAACTATTTAGCTCGTATTGATAGTGTGGCGAAGGATTTTAGAAATAGAATTAAAGAATTACCAGTATCTCTTCCTACTTTCACTATTAGTAATGCGGTTACGCCTATCCGTTTTGAACAACCAATTGCTAAAGATGTATTTACAATCTTGAAGGACAAATATGATATTTTTGTAAATCCTACAGGTGGGGTTAATGAAGACTATGTCCTACGCGTTGCTCATATTGGTGATACGACCATTGAGGATAATATAATGCTTGTAGAAACAATGAAATTAGTCATTAAAGAGATTACAGGTAAATAA
- a CDS encoding adenylyltransferase/cytidyltransferase family protein yields MVKVITYGTYDLFHEGHYNLLKNAKALGDYLIVGVTSDYFDKSRGKFNVRDSLMTRIDNVRATGFADEIVVEEYFGQKIDDIKRFNIDIFTVGSDWEGYFDYLNEYCKVVYLPRTQGISSTQIRNSKNVRLGIIGNEVILDRFLDEAKFVSGIDIIGGYTETDAVDTIYKSHQFNDLEQFSSSKILLDEVDAVYINMPLSKRVTYIEKALQAKKHVLTEFPFSSDLDETLRLMNLAKTSNLVLMEGLKTAYSPAFSKLIAMARSGQIGKIFNVEANFTQVLGDDLENQVRIAGGSILSLAAYPLLAIFKLLGFDYNHVDFISHKVDDVDILSKINFVYDDAMASATVAINAKAEGDLVISGSKGYIYVPAPWWKTEFFELRFEDVNLNRKYFYKFEGEGLRYEIVEFLTCIRKNSESFLMSHQDMIEEVRVLDKFVSNTDVTVI; encoded by the coding sequence ATGGTAAAAGTGATAACATATGGAACATATGATTTGTTTCATGAGGGACATTATAATTTATTAAAAAATGCAAAAGCATTAGGTGATTACCTTATTGTTGGGGTTACGTCTGACTATTTTGATAAATCTAGAGGCAAATTTAATGTTCGTGATTCTTTGATGACGCGTATTGATAATGTGCGCGCTACAGGTTTTGCAGATGAAATCGTAGTAGAAGAATATTTTGGACAAAAAATAGATGATATCAAACGATTTAATATAGATATATTTACTGTGGGATCTGATTGGGAAGGATATTTTGATTATTTAAATGAGTATTGTAAGGTAGTTTACTTACCAAGAACACAAGGCATTTCTAGTACTCAAATCAGAAATTCCAAGAATGTTAGATTGGGTATTATCGGTAATGAAGTTATTTTAGATAGATTTTTAGATGAAGCTAAATTTGTAAGTGGTATTGATATTATAGGTGGTTACACAGAAACAGATGCGGTTGATACTATCTATAAATCACATCAGTTTAATGATTTAGAGCAATTTAGTTCATCTAAAATATTGCTAGATGAGGTAGATGCGGTATACATTAATATGCCATTATCTAAACGTGTAACTTATATCGAAAAAGCACTACAAGCCAAAAAACATGTATTAACAGAATTCCCATTTAGCAGTGACCTTGATGAAACATTACGTTTAATGAACTTGGCGAAAACTTCCAACTTAGTATTAATGGAAGGACTGAAGACAGCGTATAGTCCTGCTTTTAGTAAATTAATAGCCATGGCACGTAGTGGGCAAATCGGTAAGATATTTAATGTGGAAGCTAATTTCACACAGGTATTAGGCGATGATTTAGAGAATCAAGTTAGGATAGCAGGGGGCAGTATTTTATCTCTCGCTGCATATCCTTTATTAGCAATCTTTAAATTATTGGGTTTTGATTATAATCATGTTGATTTTATAAGCCATAAAGTCGATGATGTCGATATTTTATCAAAGATTAATTTTGTCTATGATGATGCTATGGCTTCTGCTACAGTAGCTATTAATGCCAAAGCAGAAGGTGATTTAGTTATATCTGGTTCAAAAGGGTATATTTACGTACCAGCGCCTTGGTGGAAAACAGAATTTTTTGAATTACGTTTTGAAGATGTGAACTTGAATCGAAAATACTTCTATAAATTTGAAGGGGAAGGTTTACGCTACGAGATTGTTGAATTCTTAACATGTATTAGAAAGAATTCTGAAAGTTTCTTAATGAGCCATCAAGATATGATTGAAGAGGTGCGTGTTCTCGATAAATTTGTATCTAATACAGATGTTACTGTTATTTAG
- a CDS encoding LicD family protein, protein MQQLSLREVQLEELNLLKDFDQFCKKYNLKYSLCYGTLIGAARHKGFIPWDDDIDVCMPRPDYERLLTLKEHYDHDGLELIANPINYSLDATYAAIINKNIPCENTYSNTLRSKYLWIDIFPVDGFSEDMSIMKEIYDKSIFYQRILTLASAKLFKGQSLIHALGKLVVVPLCRLFGKQHCIDIMDQLAKSYDYTTSEHVGVIAWGEGVKERLPKQDFEKMTTIEFEDQLFSVMSCWREYLDNMYDDYMKMPPENQRCGHNIIAYKIDRKD, encoded by the coding sequence ATGCAACAATTATCTTTACGTGAAGTCCAATTAGAAGAGTTGAATCTGCTCAAAGATTTTGACCAATTTTGTAAAAAATATAATTTAAAATATAGTCTGTGTTATGGCACATTAATAGGTGCAGCTCGACATAAAGGATTTATACCTTGGGATGATGATATTGATGTTTGCATGCCTAGACCTGATTATGAACGGTTATTAACGTTAAAAGAGCATTATGATCATGATGGATTAGAGTTAATCGCCAATCCTATTAATTATAGCTTGGATGCAACCTATGCAGCTATAATTAATAAAAACATTCCTTGTGAAAACACATATTCTAATACATTGCGTAGTAAGTATTTGTGGATAGATATTTTCCCTGTTGATGGATTTAGTGAAGATATGTCCATCATGAAAGAGATTTATGATAAATCGATTTTTTATCAAAGAATACTTACATTAGCTAGTGCTAAGCTGTTTAAGGGGCAATCTCTCATCCATGCTTTAGGCAAATTAGTTGTTGTGCCATTATGTCGTTTATTTGGTAAACAGCATTGTATTGATATCATGGATCAGTTAGCTAAATCCTATGATTACACTACATCAGAGCATGTTGGTGTAATTGCTTGGGGTGAAGGTGTAAAGGAGCGATTACCTAAACAAGATTTTGAGAAAATGACTACTATTGAGTTCGAAGACCAATTATTTTCTGTTATGTCTTGTTGGAGAGAATATCTAGACAATATGTATGATGATTATATGAAGATGCCTCCTGAAAACCAACGCTGTGGACATAATATTATTGCGTATAAGATAGATCGAAAGGATTAA
- a CDS encoding glycosyltransferase — MQPLLSIIVPIYNVEQYVDRCIQSILNQTYQNLEIILVDDGATDCSGVIADSYAAKDKRIKVFHKENGGLSDARNYGLDHVTGDYILFIDSDDFIVNTMCERLITVANNNNADIVSCNYYIYRGDDDISIHTMSVQYDQRTFTGMDMLRYYLLKTEPFDLNVVWNKIFKLDLFNGVVPVRFPKGRVQEDNFTIFMLFLNANSIVTVNEPLYYYVQRAGSIMATFTRRFMIDTIESHIYMSDYLMNHCSNVKNELQLYLLNSYVELSRRVCANKCKKEYNDLLIQYKHYVLDHTADTSHNPMWKFKQYIKRLLVKLYY; from the coding sequence ATGCAACCTTTACTTTCTATTATTGTTCCCATTTATAATGTTGAACAATATGTGGACAGATGCATTCAATCTATACTAAATCAAACCTATCAGAATTTAGAAATTATTTTAGTTGATGATGGTGCAACGGATTGTAGTGGTGTTATTGCAGATTCTTATGCGGCGAAGGATAAACGAATTAAGGTCTTTCACAAAGAGAATGGGGGGCTTTCCGATGCTCGTAACTATGGTTTAGATCATGTTACAGGGGACTATATTTTATTCATTGATAGTGATGACTTTATTGTGAATACAATGTGTGAAAGACTGATTACTGTAGCGAATAATAACAATGCTGATATAGTATCTTGTAATTATTATATCTATAGAGGTGATGATGATATCAGTATACATACTATGTCTGTTCAATATGATCAACGAACTTTTACAGGCATGGATATGTTACGGTATTATCTACTAAAAACGGAACCATTTGATTTAAATGTAGTATGGAATAAAATTTTTAAATTGGATTTATTCAATGGAGTGGTGCCAGTTCGTTTTCCAAAGGGACGAGTTCAAGAAGATAATTTTACTATTTTCATGCTATTTTTGAATGCTAATAGTATAGTAACAGTAAATGAACCACTTTATTATTATGTACAACGCGCAGGTAGTATAATGGCTACTTTCACTAGACGTTTTATGATAGATACAATAGAGTCCCACATATATATGAGTGATTATCTTATGAATCACTGCAGTAATGTAAAGAATGAGTTGCAATTATATCTTTTAAATTCCTATGTGGAATTATCTCGTAGAGTCTGTGCCAATAAATGTAAGAAAGAGTACAATGATTTACTAATTCAATATAAACACTATGTATTAGATCATACGGCTGATACTAGCCATAATCCAATGTGGAAGTTTAAACAATATATAAAAAGGCTATTGGTTAAATTGTATTATTAA
- a CDS encoding flippase — MRKSYSVLIENIFSLLTLRALEYILAFILVPYLIRVLGPLHFGMIAFMQGIMEYFRIFVDFGYSLTAPKAIAQAEEQNISSLFAKYFYGKVCILIFITAVFFAIYNLQRILLGNTIDILLFQVMYCGIIGNVLFPVWFFQGIQKMRYITILNMSGRICTMLGIFLLVKFPDDYILAAFLQSCTPLIAGIFSIVWLRKHYTGLFKLSPMGEIINSYKEGWSIFVSSLAVNLYTATNVVVLGMLTNNVIVGYYSAADKLITCVRRGIYAVSDAIYPFISKMMRDDIPKGLQFIKKQLFLYLIVGLVGCTSLFFFSDTIVRLLFGADYDLTVDVLRILSFVPLAVAISTVFGEETMLPLNMNSAYSRTLVLGAFFSLISIFPLCYLWGAKGVAITMLLTEFLIMSIMGGLLRKQLF, encoded by the coding sequence GTGAGAAAGAGTTACTCCGTATTAATAGAGAATATATTTTCTTTACTGACCTTGCGCGCTTTAGAATATATATTAGCGTTTATTTTAGTACCATATTTGATTCGCGTATTAGGACCATTGCATTTTGGGATGATTGCCTTTATGCAGGGGATTATGGAATATTTCCGTATTTTTGTAGATTTTGGTTATTCCTTAACAGCGCCAAAGGCAATAGCACAGGCTGAAGAACAGAACATAAGCTCTCTATTTGCCAAATATTTTTATGGAAAAGTATGTATATTAATATTTATTACCGCGGTATTTTTTGCTATTTATAATCTACAACGCATATTATTAGGAAATACGATTGATATATTATTATTTCAGGTCATGTACTGTGGAATTATAGGCAATGTTTTATTTCCTGTATGGTTTTTCCAGGGCATACAGAAGATGCGGTATATTACCATCTTAAATATGAGTGGTCGTATCTGTACAATGCTAGGTATATTTTTACTTGTAAAATTTCCAGATGATTATATACTTGCTGCATTCTTACAATCTTGTACTCCATTAATTGCAGGTATTTTTTCAATAGTTTGGTTAAGAAAACACTATACAGGATTATTCAAATTGTCACCTATGGGTGAGATTATTAATTCTTATAAAGAAGGCTGGTCTATATTCGTATCTTCGTTGGCAGTTAACTTGTACACTGCAACTAATGTAGTAGTATTAGGTATGCTTACGAATAATGTTATCGTTGGTTACTATAGTGCTGCTGATAAATTAATTACCTGTGTTCGAAGAGGTATATATGCTGTAAGTGATGCAATATATCCATTTATAAGTAAGATGATGAGAGATGATATTCCCAAGGGATTACAGTTCATTAAAAAGCAATTATTCCTGTATTTGATTGTAGGCCTTGTTGGTTGTACATCTTTATTTTTCTTTTCAGATACTATAGTTAGGCTATTGTTCGGAGCTGATTATGATTTAACTGTTGATGTATTACGAATCTTGTCTTTTGTTCCATTAGCTGTTGCTATTAGTACTGTATTTGGTGAAGAAACGATGTTACCCCTTAATATGAATAGTGCTTATAGTCGGACTCTAGTATTGGGAGCTTTCTTTAGTTTGATATCTATATTTCCATTGTGTTATTTGTGGGGGGCTAAAGGAGTAGCAATAACAATGCTATTAACAGAATTTTTAATTATGAGTATTATGGGAGGTTTATTAAGGAAGCAACTCTTTTAA